One window of Caldivirga sp. genomic DNA carries:
- a CDS encoding CoA-binding protein gives MEGIKAYKSVKGVPEPVDLTVITVPRDYVYQVLEKAGGKGVKVVIVITTDFRKIEDEKLE, from the coding sequence GGATTAAGGCCTACAAGTCGGTCAAGGGCGTCCCAGAGCCAGTCGATCTGACTGTAATAACCGTTCCAAGGGATTACGTCTATCAAGTCCTCGAGAAGGCAGGAGGGAAGGGGGTCAAGGTGGTAATAGTGATCACCACTGACTTCAGGAAGATCGAGGATGAGAAGCTTGAATAG
- a CDS encoding adenosine-specific kinase, with amino-acid sequence MSIKFDVIDVKYPSDSNIIIGYSHFIMTVEDLYEALVSSVPGIRFGLAFCEASGKRLIRHEGNDEELRKAAVDLCSRIAAGHVFVIFIRNAYPINVLNAIKNVKEVTRVLAATGNPLSIIVAEIAPERRGVIGVVDGYSPLGVEGPEDAKERKELVRKFGYKMMP; translated from the coding sequence ATGAGTATTAAGTTTGATGTAATAGATGTTAAGTACCCATCCGATTCAAACATTATAATAGGGTACTCTCACTTCATAATGACTGTGGAGGATCTTTACGAGGCCCTAGTATCCTCTGTACCGGGCATTAGGTTTGGTTTAGCCTTCTGTGAAGCCAGTGGTAAGAGGCTTATTAGGCATGAGGGGAATGATGAGGAGTTGAGGAAAGCAGCGGTAGATTTATGCTCAAGGATAGCTGCTGGTCATGTGTTCGTGATATTCATAAGGAATGCCTACCCAATAAATGTCCTTAATGCCATAAAGAACGTTAAGGAGGTTACCAGGGTACTGGCAGCTACAGGTAATCCCCTTTCCATAATAGTTGCTGAGATTGCCCCTGAACGTAGAGGTGTGATTGGTGTTGTAGATGGTTACTCACCCCTAGGTGTTGAAGGCCCTGAGGATGCTAAGGAGCGTAAGGAATTAGTTAGGAAATTCGGCTACAAGATGATGCCCTAA
- a CDS encoding DegT/DnrJ/EryC1/StrS aminotransferase family protein, translated as MHEVKRVLRFKPWITEDDAKAVVDALMSGNLVSPYGKYGKLLEDELAKYLNIKHALAVSSGTTALHLALKAIGVGPGDEVIVPAFTFLATASAVLHSNAVPVFADISLETLGLDSSSVESKISDRTKAIIVVHMAGMPAEMDDLIKVAKEHNVYLIEDTAQALGAVYRGVKAGALGDLGTFSFYPTKTITSSEGGAVSTNSSELANRAKLLRSHGETGKYYYEELGYNYRMGELQAALAYSQLLRIEEIIKRKETFANALTEELNSLDNNLLILPRPKSYVRHAWHIYQMLLTDKVKAPRDKVVEELKAKGIEAVTVAYPIPLYRTPLFTNKVGHGKGCPWSCPFYGKKINYEPLPNTEEATKRVIGILISPYFTEDDALYAARVIKDTLMELK; from the coding sequence ATGCATGAGGTTAAGAGGGTTCTTAGGTTCAAGCCCTGGATAACGGAGGACGACGCTAAGGCTGTGGTGGATGCCTTAATGAGTGGTAATTTAGTTTCGCCATATGGTAAGTATGGTAAGCTACTTGAGGATGAACTAGCCAAGTACTTGAATATTAAACATGCATTAGCGGTTTCAAGTGGAACAACGGCACTTCACTTAGCATTAAAGGCTATTGGAGTTGGGCCAGGGGATGAGGTTATTGTTCCAGCCTTCACCTTCCTAGCCACTGCATCGGCTGTATTGCACTCTAATGCAGTGCCAGTGTTTGCTGATATTTCCCTTGAAACCCTTGGCCTTGACTCAAGCAGTGTTGAGTCTAAGATTAGCGATAGGACTAAGGCAATAATAGTGGTTCACATGGCTGGTATGCCGGCTGAAATGGATGACTTAATTAAGGTAGCTAAGGAGCATAACGTATACCTAATTGAGGATACTGCCCAAGCCCTAGGTGCAGTATATAGGGGTGTTAAGGCTGGTGCCTTAGGGGACTTAGGTACATTCAGTTTTTACCCTACTAAAACCATAACCAGCAGTGAGGGTGGTGCGGTATCCACTAACTCCAGTGAATTGGCCAATAGGGCTAAGCTGCTTAGGAGTCATGGGGAAACCGGTAAGTACTACTATGAGGAGCTGGGTTATAATTACAGGATGGGTGAGCTGCAGGCTGCATTAGCCTACTCTCAACTCCTTAGGATTGAGGAAATAATTAAAAGAAAGGAGACTTTTGCCAATGCCCTCACGGAGGAGTTAAACAGCCTGGATAATAACCTACTGATATTACCTAGGCCTAAGTCGTATGTTAGGCATGCCTGGCATATATACCAAATGCTCCTCACTGATAAGGTTAAGGCGCCTCGGGATAAGGTTGTTGAGGAACTTAAGGCTAAGGGTATTGAGGCAGTAACAGTAGCCTACCCTATCCCACTCTATAGGACACCGTTATTCACTAATAAGGTTGGTCATGGTAAGGGTTGCCCATGGTCATGCCCATTCTACGGCAAGAAAATAAACTATGAACCATTACCCAATACTGAGGAAGCCACCAAGAGGGTGATTGGCATTCTTATTTCACCTTACTTCACCGAAGATGATGCCTTATACGCAGCCAGGGTAATCAAGGATACACTAATGGAGTTAAAGTAA
- a CDS encoding phospholipid carrier-dependent glycosyltransferase has protein sequence MAMLSLLKRWLPLAIVLVVFTLYLVAIQPHLNSYTSDEIWYVSAARNFINEVGLGKYLIKYGVTLAPSPPCNVSGASPVIYYKDYLMAWYSNVTYTQLRNVLDNSTCIVRFGYYYPDKQSIVTYLNLEHPWLGKLFMVLSMLLLGDKPVSWRVPSMILSALMLILVYYIALRISGNIAYASLASVALLMDATFRDMGIIALLDVYVGFFTLLTVYMYFTKRYTASAITSGLAVASKYPGAFTVFAGAYLETYRRNGIWGLIYIALAFIVFIIPQLPLVYLVGGLHNYVSDVFFYLKWFTEPRPPGPVASNPLDWLIGIDSFVNNVTPPLYAMGLPGAYLVAVAYSLALIEPHLRSRLFSKLSINELSIPVMLLTIWLGYWLVFILGDTTLYSYYTMQFAALVPLVLVLAMSRAKPKAKVWVIMAALAGIAYGISVQWRMLYSLITAIA, from the coding sequence ATGGCGATGTTAAGCCTATTGAAGAGGTGGCTACCACTAGCCATAGTGCTGGTGGTTTTCACGCTTTACCTAGTGGCTATTCAACCCCACTTAAACTCCTATACAAGTGACGAGATTTGGTATGTTTCCGCCGCCAGGAACTTCATAAATGAGGTTGGTTTAGGCAAGTACCTGATCAAGTATGGGGTGACCCTAGCCCCATCACCACCATGCAATGTGAGCGGTGCCTCACCGGTAATATACTATAAGGATTACCTCATGGCCTGGTACAGTAACGTTACCTACACTCAATTGAGAAATGTATTGGATAATTCAACCTGCATAGTTAGGTTTGGTTACTACTACCCCGATAAGCAAAGTATCGTAACCTACCTTAACCTTGAACACCCATGGTTAGGTAAACTCTTCATGGTGCTTTCAATGCTCCTGCTAGGCGATAAGCCAGTTAGCTGGAGGGTGCCATCAATGATCCTATCAGCCTTAATGCTCATACTAGTCTACTACATAGCCTTAAGAATAAGTGGTAACATTGCCTACGCTTCCTTGGCATCAGTGGCATTACTAATGGACGCAACGTTTAGGGATATGGGTATAATAGCCCTTCTCGACGTCTACGTAGGCTTCTTCACGTTATTAACAGTATACATGTACTTCACTAAGAGGTATACTGCCTCAGCCATAACCAGTGGCCTAGCAGTGGCAAGTAAGTACCCAGGCGCCTTCACGGTCTTCGCTGGGGCTTACTTGGAGACTTATAGGAGGAACGGCATCTGGGGGTTAATTTACATTGCATTAGCCTTCATAGTATTCATAATACCCCAATTACCCCTAGTTTACCTAGTTGGGGGTCTTCACAATTACGTATCAGACGTATTCTTCTATTTAAAGTGGTTTACTGAGCCAAGGCCCCCTGGTCCAGTGGCCTCTAATCCCCTCGACTGGCTAATAGGCATTGATTCCTTCGTTAACAATGTGACCCCACCATTATATGCAATGGGGCTGCCGGGCGCATACCTAGTTGCAGTGGCCTACTCATTAGCCTTAATTGAACCCCACTTGAGGAGTAGGTTATTTAGTAAACTAAGTATAAATGAATTATCAATACCCGTCATGCTCTTAACCATTTGGTTGGGTTACTGGCTAGTGTTCATACTTGGCGACACTACACTCTACAGTTACTACACAATGCAGTTTGCAGCCCTAGTACCCCTAGTCCTGGTGCTGGCCATGAGTAGGGCCAAGCCTAAGGCTAAGGTTTGGGTAATAATGGCTGCGTTAGCGGGAATTGCGTACGGTATTTCAGTGCAGTGGAGGATGCTTTACTCATTAATAACGGCAATAGCCTAG
- a CDS encoding aminodeoxychorismate/anthranilate synthase component II, giving the protein MGDLTVIIDNYDSFVYNIAQYVGELGSRPLVFRNDEVTVKVIERIKPDRIIISPGPGNPMNPRDVGISGNIIRYFTGKVPILGICLGHQLIGYVFGSTIRRARVIKHGKTSIIRRVASSPIYSGLPDEFEGMRYHSLVIDKPSDSLIVTAVSKDDGEIMSVQHVEHPVIGVQFHPESVGTQFGARIIKNFLDLI; this is encoded by the coding sequence ATGGGTGACTTAACCGTAATAATAGATAACTACGACTCCTTCGTATACAACATAGCTCAGTACGTTGGGGAATTAGGCAGTAGGCCATTGGTCTTCAGGAATGATGAAGTCACGGTTAAGGTTATTGAGAGGATTAAGCCTGATAGGATAATAATATCACCAGGACCTGGTAATCCAATGAACCCAAGGGACGTTGGGATTTCAGGTAATATTATTAGGTACTTCACCGGTAAAGTACCAATATTAGGCATATGCCTAGGCCATCAGTTGATAGGGTACGTCTTCGGTTCAACAATAAGGAGAGCTAGGGTTATTAAGCATGGTAAAACTAGCATAATTAGGAGGGTTGCCTCATCACCAATATACAGTGGCCTACCTGATGAGTTTGAGGGAATGAGGTACCATAGCCTAGTTATTGATAAACCATCAGACTCCCTAATAGTAACCGCAGTGTCTAAGGATGATGGGGAAATCATGAGTGTTCAACACGTTGAGCACCCAGTAATTGGTGTTCAATTCCACCCTGAGAGCGTTGGCACTCAGTTTGGTGCTAGGATAATTAAGAACTTCCTTGACTTAATTTAA
- a CDS encoding anthranilate synthase component I family protein — MKVPLEELPRPRELARMLIENGEDYVTLLESGPGFPERARFTIVAWGANDLININGDLYDELKALHRKLGRFEDGNIAVGYLSYEAVASIEPHLANVIKTSDWPQAEFTIPMNVVIYDYFLGRAYVKGELPRGKPSDGGEFNVTSLMGATDPVEYMKWVSEALEDIKNGEVFQVVLSRYEEYGFTGDLMTLYGRLADLNPSPYMYFMKMGNRHIIGTSPELLVKVDGLRVETHPIAGTRPRGRDSWDDIRLEEELLSSIKDRAEHIMLVDLARNDIGKVCVYGSVKVKELYAIEKYQSVQHLVSRVEGTLAKGNDVVDALVATFPAGTVSGAPKPRAMELIAKYENSPRGPYAGALGIMHGGGGEFAIIIRSLFATGGTIRIQAGAGIVYDSQPELELMETEHKLGSLKTAMGGHHG; from the coding sequence GTGAAGGTACCCCTTGAGGAATTACCTAGGCCTAGGGAACTTGCTAGGATGCTTATTGAGAATGGGGAAGACTACGTCACCCTACTTGAAAGTGGCCCAGGCTTCCCTGAGCGGGCTAGGTTCACCATAGTGGCTTGGGGTGCTAATGATTTAATCAACATTAACGGTGACTTGTACGATGAACTTAAGGCGCTTCACCGGAAGCTCGGCAGGTTTGAGGACGGTAACATAGCCGTGGGTTACTTGTCCTATGAAGCAGTAGCATCAATAGAACCCCACTTGGCTAATGTAATTAAGACTAGTGACTGGCCTCAGGCAGAGTTCACGATACCTATGAACGTGGTTATTTACGACTACTTCCTAGGGAGAGCCTACGTTAAGGGTGAGTTACCTAGGGGCAAGCCTAGTGATGGGGGTGAATTTAACGTAACAAGCTTAATGGGTGCTACGGACCCCGTTGAGTATATGAAGTGGGTTTCAGAGGCGTTGGAGGATATTAAGAATGGTGAAGTGTTTCAAGTTGTTCTATCAAGGTATGAGGAGTATGGGTTCACTGGAGACTTAATGACCCTCTACGGGAGGTTGGCTGACCTTAACCCATCCCCATACATGTACTTCATGAAGATGGGTAATAGGCACATAATAGGTACAAGCCCTGAACTACTCGTTAAGGTTGATGGCCTTAGGGTTGAAACACACCCAATAGCTGGAACCAGGCCTAGGGGGAGGGACTCGTGGGATGACATTAGACTTGAGGAGGAGTTACTGTCAAGCATTAAGGATAGGGCTGAGCACATAATGCTTGTTGACTTAGCCAGGAACGATATAGGTAAAGTCTGCGTTTACGGGAGTGTTAAGGTTAAGGAACTATACGCTATTGAGAAGTACCAGAGCGTGCAGCATTTAGTGTCTAGGGTTGAGGGCACGTTGGCTAAGGGGAATGATGTAGTCGACGCGTTAGTGGCCACATTCCCGGCAGGCACGGTTAGTGGTGCACCCAAGCCAAGGGCAATGGAACTTATAGCTAAGTATGAGAATTCCCCAAGGGGACCATACGCTGGCGCATTAGGCATTATGCATGGAGGTGGGGGTGAATTCGCAATAATAATAAGGAGCCTATTCGCCACTGGCGGTACTATTAGGATTCAGGCTGGGGCAGGTATAGTTTATGATTCCCAACCAGAGCTTGAACTTATGGAGACTGAGCATAAGTTGGGTAGTTTGAAGACTGCTATGGGTGGTCATCATGGGTGA
- a CDS encoding phosphoribosylanthranilate isomerase, translated as MTLLKVCGLTRRIDVEFIDKYADYAGFIIHSDVKTPRLLNPHEAKDMASVLSRAKPVAVVRGLELSNALELATRFDFPVLQYHGVVKGYEGGVNLAPVIEYTDYSSMVKAIHEYSGIKGIEYILIDAPKMGYRVFEYGLKIPLSIVEKVAGLGKVGVAGGIGPGNIKFIIKYNPYLVDVNSGVESSPGIKDWEQVTRVAKVIKGEGTP; from the coding sequence GTGACGCTGCTTAAGGTATGTGGGTTAACGAGGAGGATTGACGTGGAGTTCATTGATAAGTACGCCGACTACGCAGGCTTCATAATACACTCAGATGTTAAAACACCGAGGCTACTGAATCCCCATGAAGCTAAGGATATGGCATCAGTGCTCTCCAGGGCTAAGCCAGTGGCTGTGGTTAGGGGGCTTGAGTTAAGTAATGCCCTAGAATTAGCAACTAGGTTTGATTTCCCGGTTCTTCAGTACCATGGTGTAGTTAAAGGTTATGAAGGTGGCGTTAATCTTGCACCAGTCATAGAGTACACTGACTATTCCTCAATGGTTAAGGCTATTCACGAGTACTCTGGGATTAAGGGGATAGAGTACATTCTTATCGATGCCCCAAAGATGGGGTATAGGGTATTTGAATACGGCTTAAAGATACCCTTAAGCATTGTTGAGAAGGTTGCGGGTTTAGGTAAAGTTGGGGTTGCTGGGGGTATTGGACCAGGCAATATTAAGTTCATTATCAAGTATAACCCATACCTAGTTGATGTGAATTCAGGTGTTGAATCAAGCCCCGGTATTAAGGATTGGGAGCAAGTGACAAGGGTCGCTAAGGTGATTAAGGGTGAAGGTACCCCTTGA
- the trpD gene encoding anthranilate phosphoribosyltransferase — protein sequence MRPFLEKIARGLELSLEEAYSAALAILKMEASEVETAALLMGLRVRGEGAFEVAGFAKALRETCLRIPVNDPYVIDTAGTGGDGLRTMNVSTISALLAAYLGARVLKHGNRSVSSSSGSADFLEALGFNISVKPETALLMLNKYRFSFAFAPMYHPAMRNVMPIRKKLGIRTIFNLIGPLANPGLVRRQVLGVAEPRVMDIIAKAAVLLGYDHLILVHGEPGIDEASVFGKTIVYEIKGDSMDKYTIEPRDLGLGVHELRDVVVSSPVESVEKVKRGLMGVDRAALDFIAVNTAMALYVAGRVKDPRDGVEAVRQITGNSSDFWSYINDVAAVSKRDAA from the coding sequence ATGAGGCCATTCCTAGAGAAGATAGCTAGGGGGCTTGAGTTAAGCCTTGAGGAGGCATACAGCGCTGCCTTAGCCATACTTAAAATGGAGGCAAGTGAAGTTGAGACTGCTGCCCTACTCATGGGGCTTAGGGTAAGGGGGGAGGGTGCCTTTGAGGTTGCTGGCTTCGCTAAGGCACTTAGGGAAACCTGCCTAAGGATACCGGTCAATGACCCATACGTAATAGACACAGCTGGGACAGGGGGTGATGGGTTAAGAACCATGAATGTGTCCACTATTTCAGCATTACTAGCAGCCTACTTAGGCGCTAGGGTTCTTAAGCATGGGAATAGGAGTGTTTCATCATCCTCAGGTAGTGCGGACTTCCTGGAGGCACTTGGCTTTAACATAAGTGTGAAACCTGAAACTGCATTGCTCATGTTGAATAAGTACAGGTTCTCATTTGCCTTCGCCCCAATGTATCATCCAGCCATGAGGAATGTAATGCCCATTAGGAAGAAACTTGGCATAAGGACAATATTCAACCTGATAGGGCCCTTAGCTAACCCAGGCCTAGTGAGGAGGCAGGTGCTTGGTGTTGCTGAACCTAGGGTAATGGACATTATTGCTAAGGCAGCGGTCCTACTGGGTTACGATCACCTAATCCTAGTCCATGGTGAACCAGGTATTGATGAAGCCTCAGTCTTCGGTAAAACAATAGTCTACGAGATTAAGGGTGATTCAATGGATAAGTACACTATTGAACCCAGGGACCTAGGCCTTGGGGTTCATGAACTGAGGGATGTGGTTGTATCAAGCCCAGTGGAGAGTGTGGAGAAGGTGAAGAGGGGATTAATGGGGGTTGATAGGGCTGCCTTAGACTTCATAGCAGTTAACACAGCTATGGCGCTTTACGTGGCAGGTAGGGTTAAGGATCCTAGGGATGGTGTTGAGGCTGTTAGGCAGATTACCGGTAATTCAAGTGACTTCTGGAGTTACATTAATGATGTTGCAGCAGTGAGTAAACGTGACGCTGCTTAA